The Actinomycetota bacterium genome contains a region encoding:
- the rimM gene encoding 16S rRNA processing protein RimM: MRPKYLIVGETHRPHGLAGEIAVSALTDFPDRFKEGAVLYLNPPIPAIEKLVIEGITKTPRGYLIKFAGVSREGAEAIGKRSLVVPAEEAAPLPEGDIWVHDIIGLEVYTIDGEFLGSIRDVLRTGSNDVYLVRNGREYLIPAIADVVKEISLEDNKMLIEPIPGLLE; encoded by the coding sequence ATGCGACCGAAATATTTGATTGTGGGCGAAACACACCGTCCTCACGGCCTGGCGGGCGAGATAGCGGTATCCGCCTTGACGGATTTTCCAGACCGTTTCAAAGAAGGCGCGGTCTTATATTTGAACCCGCCGATTCCGGCGATTGAGAAACTGGTCATCGAGGGGATAACGAAGACGCCACGCGGATACCTCATTAAATTTGCGGGGGTCTCGCGAGAGGGCGCTGAGGCCATCGGAAAGCGCAGCCTGGTAGTTCCGGCTGAAGAAGCCGCGCCGTTGCCCGAGGGCGACATCTGGGTTCACGATATCATCGGTCTGGAGGTCTACACGATAGACGGCGAGTTTCTGGGTTCGATAAGAGACGTGTTGCGAACGGGCAGCAACGATGTCTATCTGGTACGAAATGGGAGGGAGTATCTCATTCCGGCCATCGCCGATGTCGTCAAAGAGATTTCGCTCGAAGATAATAAGATGCTAATCGAGCCTATTCCCGGCCTACTGGAGTAG
- a CDS encoding KH domain-containing protein, whose product MKELLEMLAKAVVDEPDKVNVTVVEGEVSVILQLHVAPDDIGKVIGKQGRIAKAIRTIVKASAVKEGKRAIVEIIG is encoded by the coding sequence GTGAAAGAACTGCTTGAGATGCTCGCGAAAGCGGTCGTTGATGAGCCCGATAAGGTCAATGTGACAGTGGTCGAGGGCGAAGTATCTGTTATCCTGCAACTCCATGTGGCGCCGGACGATATTGGAAAGGTCATAGGCAAGCAAGGCCGAATCGCTAAGGCGATACGAACTATCGTAAAAGCGTCAGCGGTCAAAGAGGGAAAGCGCGCGATCGTAGAGATCATCGGTTAA